The DNA segment TCGGACGAGCAAGACGAAAACGCCGCATCCGCAAGAAAATGCGCGGAACGTCGACCCGCCCTCGGCTCACAGTGTTTCGCAGCGCACGCCATATCTACGCCCAGGTTGTGAACGACGACGAGCGGCGTACGCTGACGGCGGTCTGTAGCCTTACCAAGGACATCGGCGCAACCAACGCGGACGGTGGCAAGCTCAAGGTGGCAGCGGTGGTGGGTGCTGCGATCGCAGCGCGCTGTGTCGAGAAAGGGATCGCGCAGGTCGTTTTTGACCGAAACGGCTACCCCTACCACGGACGTGTCAAGGCACTGGCTGAAGCAGCTAGAGGCGGCGGCCTGAGCTTCTAGCGTTGCAGCACTCCCCGCGACGGTGGCAAGAACATGAACGAAATAAACCCAAGTAACCTCGAGGACCTGACCGAGCGGGTCATCCACATCAACCGTGTGGCCAAGGTGGTCAAGGGCGGGCGGCGCTTCAGTTTCAGCGCGCTGGTCGTCGTCGGCGATGGGCATGGCCACGTGGGTGTGGGGCTCGGAAAGGCCAACGAAGTGCCGGATGCTATCCGCAAGGGCAACGAGCGGGCCAAGAAGAGCCTGTTCAAGATTCCCTTGGCCGGCGGGACGATTCCTCACACGGTGTACGGGCATCACGGCGCCGGTAACGTGCTGCTTCGTCCCGCAAGCCCGGGTACTGGAGTGATCGCGGGTGGCGCAGTTCGCGCCGTCGTAGAGGCTGCCGGCATCAAGGACGTGCTTTCCAAATGCATCGGGACGCACAACAAGCAGAACGTCGTGAACGCTACCGTGGCGGCGCTTCGCCTGCTTGAGTCCCCTGAGGACGTGTCCTCACGCAGGGGACTCGCCGTCGGACGATCCGAGGGGCAGCAGCAACAGAGCATGGAATAGGCGAGGAATGCTCATGAAGGCCAAGCTCAAGGTCGTGCAGCTGCGCAGTGTCATCGGGCGCCCGCCGGCGCAACGTAGGATCGTGCGTGGACTCGGTCTCCGTGGCCCGCACAGCTACGTAATAGTCGACAACAACCGCTCCTTTCGTGGCATGGTAAAGAAGGTGCTGCATCTGGTTTCGGTGGAGGAGTGCGATGGATAGCGAGCAGACGGTACCGATCCTGTCCAGACTTTCACCGGCGCCGGGCTCGGTGCGTGCGCGCAAGCGGGTGGGTCGCGGTCCGGGCTCTGGGTTGGGCAAGACCTGCGGCCGTGGGGTCAAGGGGCAGAAGTCGCGTTCGGGCAACCGTAAACCGGCCCGGGGCTTCGAGGGCGGCCAGATGCCCTTGCTGCGGCGCCTGCCGAAATTCGGTTTTCGCAATCCCTTTCCCAAGCAAGTGGCCACGGTCAATGTAGGAG comes from the Pseudomonadota bacterium genome and includes:
- the rplR gene encoding 50S ribosomal protein L18; translated protein: MATQLVGRARRKRRIRKKMRGTSTRPRLTVFRSARHIYAQVVNDDERRTLTAVCSLTKDIGATNADGGKLKVAAVVGAAIAARCVEKGIAQVVFDRNGYPYHGRVKALAEAARGGGLSF
- the rpsE gene encoding 30S ribosomal protein S5 produces the protein MNEINPSNLEDLTERVIHINRVAKVVKGGRRFSFSALVVVGDGHGHVGVGLGKANEVPDAIRKGNERAKKSLFKIPLAGGTIPHTVYGHHGAGNVLLRPASPGTGVIAGGAVRAVVEAAGIKDVLSKCIGTHNKQNVVNATVAALRLLESPEDVSSRRGLAVGRSEGQQQQSME
- the rpmD gene encoding 50S ribosomal protein L30, with the translated sequence MKAKLKVVQLRSVIGRPPAQRRIVRGLGLRGPHSYVIVDNNRSFRGMVKKVLHLVSVEECDG
- the rplO gene encoding 50S ribosomal protein L15, producing MDSEQTVPILSRLSPAPGSVRARKRVGRGPGSGLGKTCGRGVKGQKSRSGNRKPARGFEGGQMPLLRRLPKFGFRNPFPKQVATVNVGALGGLEAGTILGPEELAARRLVRGRYEFVKILGGGELDNALVVKAHAFSASARAKIEGAGGKVELLAPQSSSKKELEPGG